In the genome of Hyphobacterium sp. CCMP332, one region contains:
- a CDS encoding glutamate--tRNA ligase, producing MTMSVRVRFAPSPTGPLHIGGVRTALFNFLFAKNQGGTFVLRIEDTDQTRFVPGAEAYIMESLEWLGISPDESPLNPGKYEPYRQSERKNMYKQYADRLIENGNAYYAFDTPQELDVMRERLKAARVPNPQYNSVTRESMKNSLTLPEDEVKKRLNSGEPYVVRIKVPRKEEVRLNDLVRGWVMVESETIDDKVILKSDGMPTYHLANVVDDHFMKITHVIRGEEWLPSAPLHVLLYKYLGWESEMPEFAHLPLILKPDGNGKLSKRDGDKLGFPVFPLNWTDPETGEKSTGFRERGFLPETMNNFLAMLGWSPGNNEEFFSMDDLIEKFSISRIGKAGTKFDIEKAKWFNQHYLREKSNSELSQFLIEDLKKEGLEYNEEKLNDIIELVKERLVFPSDLFDESRTCFERPVNYDPKVVEKKWDMDAKRAIKQFVENLENLNDFKADKIKQLYYNTTAELGIKMGKVMPALRLAVTGEGMGPDLMILLEILGKKELIARLNLAIEKIG from the coding sequence TTGACTATGTCGGTAAGAGTAAGATTTGCGCCGAGTCCTACCGGGCCGTTGCATATAGGAGGAGTAAGAACAGCATTATTTAATTTTCTTTTTGCAAAAAATCAAGGTGGGACTTTTGTACTAAGAATTGAAGACACTGATCAAACGCGTTTTGTTCCGGGTGCTGAAGCATACATAATGGAATCTTTGGAGTGGCTGGGCATTTCTCCGGATGAGAGCCCACTTAATCCTGGAAAATATGAGCCCTACAGACAATCTGAAAGAAAAAATATGTACAAGCAATATGCCGATCGACTAATCGAAAACGGAAATGCATATTATGCTTTTGACACACCTCAAGAGCTGGATGTCATGCGTGAAAGGCTTAAAGCGGCAAGGGTTCCTAATCCGCAGTACAATTCTGTGACACGAGAAAGCATGAAAAACTCTCTCACACTGCCCGAAGACGAAGTAAAAAAGCGTTTAAACTCAGGTGAGCCCTATGTTGTGCGTATAAAAGTTCCCAGAAAAGAGGAGGTAAGACTGAATGATCTTGTTCGTGGATGGGTAATGGTAGAGTCAGAAACCATCGACGACAAGGTTATTTTAAAGTCCGATGGAATGCCCACCTACCATTTGGCCAATGTAGTAGATGACCACTTTATGAAGATCACTCATGTGATAAGAGGTGAAGAATGGCTGCCTTCTGCACCTTTGCATGTCCTTTTATACAAGTATCTCGGTTGGGAAAGTGAAATGCCTGAATTCGCTCATTTGCCACTAATCCTAAAACCTGATGGAAATGGAAAATTGAGTAAAAGAGATGGAGACAAGCTGGGTTTTCCAGTATTTCCTTTGAATTGGACCGACCCGGAAACGGGAGAAAAAAGTACAGGCTTTAGAGAAAGGGGATTTCTTCCTGAAACGATGAATAACTTTCTCGCAATGCTTGGTTGGAGTCCGGGAAATAATGAAGAATTTTTCAGTATGGATGATCTTATTGAAAAATTCAGTATTTCCAGAATTGGAAAAGCGGGAACGAAATTTGACATTGAAAAGGCCAAGTGGTTCAATCAGCACTATTTGCGCGAAAAATCAAATTCGGAATTATCGCAATTCCTTATTGAAGATCTTAAAAAAGAAGGCCTTGAATACAATGAAGAAAAACTCAATGATATTATTGAGCTTGTAAAGGAAAGATTGGTATTCCCCTCTGACCTATTTGATGAAAGTCGCACTTGTTTCGAACGTCCTGTAAATTACGATCCGAAAGTTGTTGAGAAAAAATGGGACATGGATGCCAAAAGAGCAATAAAGCAATTTGTAGAAAACCTTGAAAATCTAAATGATTTTAAAGCTGATAAAATAAAACAGTTGTATTACAATACAACGGCGGAATTGGGTATTAAAATGGGTAAAGTAATGCCAGCTCTGAGATTGGCTGTGACAGGTGAAGGTATGGGACCTGATTTGATGATTTTACTGGAAATATTAGGGAAAAAAGAACTTATTGCCCGTTTAAATCTCGCAATTGAGAAAATTGGCTAA
- a CDS encoding RidA family protein, translated as MSKKIINSSDAPEPIGPYSQSVYAGNTLYVSGQIAMNADTGKMEVEYIELETQRVMENIGAILNEAGMDYSHVVKCSIFLKNLDDFIKVNQVYGNFFKEDPPARETVEVSRLPKDVNVEISCIAVK; from the coding sequence ATGAGCAAAAAAATTATCAATTCAAGCGATGCACCCGAACCAATCGGGCCTTATTCCCAATCGGTTTATGCAGGTAATACGCTTTATGTATCCGGACAGATTGCCATGAATGCCGATACCGGTAAAATGGAAGTTGAATACATTGAGCTTGAGACCCAGCGGGTTATGGAAAACATTGGTGCCATATTAAATGAGGCCGGTATGGATTACTCACACGTAGTTAAATGCAGTATTTTCTTAAAGAATTTGGATGATTTTATCAAAGTAAATCAGGTCTATGGCAATTTCTTTAAAGAGGACCCCCCCGCAAGAGAAACAGTTGAAGTATCTCGTTTACCGAAAGATGTAAATGTGGAAATTTCCTGCATTGCAGTTAAATAA
- a CDS encoding 3-hydroxyacyl-CoA dehydrogenase → MNVFAIGGEKRTKELKALYNQIQTAEDFAGISDKIKTGDAVIHFWESESLDDLQWLLANREIHVLINTLNTSLSELRVFIGKVNSNIMGFAGIPGFINRNKWEITALDDHSIINSEELFKLLKVKPIRVEDRVGMVTPRVVTMIINEAYFTVMEGTAEKEDIDIAMKLGTNYPEGPFAWLEKIGIEHVYELLDALYEDTKEERYKICPLLKQEYLKAMNN, encoded by the coding sequence ATGAATGTTTTTGCGATAGGTGGAGAAAAACGCACAAAGGAATTAAAGGCACTATATAATCAAATTCAAACAGCCGAAGATTTTGCCGGAATTTCAGATAAAATTAAAACCGGTGATGCGGTGATTCATTTTTGGGAGAGCGAAAGCCTTGACGATTTACAATGGTTATTAGCCAACCGGGAAATTCACGTTTTAATAAATACCCTTAACACAAGCCTATCTGAATTAAGAGTATTCATTGGCAAGGTCAATTCCAATATAATGGGATTTGCAGGCATTCCCGGATTTATAAATAGAAACAAATGGGAAATCACAGCTTTGGATGATCATTCGATTATAAATTCAGAAGAATTATTCAAGCTTTTAAAAGTAAAACCAATTCGGGTTGAGGATCGAGTGGGGATGGTTACACCGCGTGTTGTAACCATGATAATAAATGAAGCTTATTTTACCGTTATGGAAGGAACGGCAGAAAAAGAAGACATTGATATTGCAATGAAATTGGGTACGAATTATCCGGAAGGTCCATTTGCCTGGTTAGAGAAAATTGGAATAGAGCATGTTTATGAATTACTCGATGCTCTCTACGAAGATACTAAAGAAGAACGGTACAAAATATGTCCCTTGTTAAAGCAGGAGTATCTTAAAGCAATGAATAATTAA
- the glmS gene encoding glutamine--fructose-6-phosphate transaminase (isomerizing), which translates to MCGIVGYIGQKQAAPIILKGLHRLEYRGYDSAGIAILNGDLKVFKKKGKVSELEAFIENQDTEGVVGIGHTRWATHGEPNDINAHPHYSSTADHAIIHNGIIENYSSIKKELESKGHKFTSETDSEVLIHFIEYIKNSHDCLLEEAVRLALNEVIGAYAIVIISLDNPNQLIAARKGSPLVIGVGKDEFLIASDATPIIEYTNEVVYLDDFEIAVIRDGNLSIKNTEDVVKSPLIHKLEMELESIEKSGFDHFMLKEIFEQPKSIRDSMRGRVQLDNGKVALGGIREYYNKFVKADRIIIVACGTSWHSGLVAEYLIEEFARIPVEVEYASEFRYRNPVLKEGDVVIAISQSGETADTLAAMELAKSKGAIIFGVCNVVGSSIARFSHEGAYTHAGPEIGVASTKAFTAQLTVLSMMALILADARGTLRRRTYQEILVDLNSIPDKVEKVLKQDELIKKIAKEFKDVSNFLYLGRGYNFPVALEGALKLKEISYIHAEGYPAAEMKHGPIALIDEEMPVVVIATKDSSYEKIISNIQEVKARKGRIIAIVTEGDDIIPKIADYTIEIPHCHEALSPMVSVVPLQLLSYHIAVLRGTNVDQPRNLAKSVTVE; encoded by the coding sequence ATGTGTGGAATAGTTGGCTATATAGGACAAAAGCAAGCTGCACCTATCATTTTAAAAGGATTGCACCGATTGGAATATCGCGGATATGACAGCGCTGGAATTGCAATTTTAAATGGAGATCTTAAAGTTTTCAAGAAAAAAGGGAAAGTTTCTGAACTTGAAGCCTTTATTGAAAATCAAGATACAGAAGGCGTAGTTGGAATAGGCCATACACGTTGGGCTACTCATGGTGAGCCAAATGATATAAACGCCCATCCGCATTATTCTTCTACCGCGGATCATGCAATAATTCACAATGGAATCATTGAAAATTACAGTTCAATTAAGAAAGAACTGGAAAGCAAAGGACATAAGTTTACCAGTGAAACTGATTCAGAGGTTTTAATTCATTTCATTGAATACATCAAAAACTCTCACGATTGTCTTCTGGAGGAAGCAGTGCGTTTGGCACTCAACGAGGTAATTGGCGCCTATGCAATTGTCATTATTTCTCTGGACAATCCCAATCAATTAATTGCCGCACGAAAAGGAAGTCCCTTAGTAATTGGCGTTGGGAAAGATGAGTTCCTGATTGCTTCGGATGCAACCCCAATCATAGAATATACTAATGAAGTTGTTTATTTGGATGATTTTGAAATCGCAGTTATCAGAGACGGAAATCTATCAATTAAAAACACAGAAGATGTTGTTAAAAGCCCCTTAATACATAAACTGGAAATGGAGTTGGAATCCATTGAAAAAAGTGGTTTTGACCATTTCATGTTAAAAGAGATTTTTGAGCAACCTAAATCAATTCGCGATTCTATGCGAGGAAGAGTACAGCTTGATAATGGTAAAGTTGCTCTAGGTGGGATTCGCGAGTACTACAATAAATTCGTAAAGGCAGACAGAATCATCATTGTGGCCTGTGGTACTTCCTGGCATTCGGGACTGGTTGCAGAGTATTTGATTGAAGAATTTGCAAGGATACCGGTAGAGGTTGAATACGCTTCTGAATTCCGCTATAGAAATCCTGTTTTAAAAGAAGGGGATGTGGTAATTGCTATTTCACAATCCGGCGAAACTGCAGATACTTTGGCGGCTATGGAACTTGCTAAATCCAAAGGGGCAATAATATTTGGTGTTTGCAATGTAGTTGGATCTTCGATTGCAAGATTTTCTCATGAAGGGGCTTATACCCATGCAGGTCCCGAAATTGGAGTTGCAAGTACCAAAGCTTTCACCGCACAACTTACCGTGCTTTCGATGATGGCTTTAATTCTCGCAGATGCTCGGGGTACTTTGAGAAGAAGAACTTATCAGGAAATTCTTGTGGACTTGAATTCAATCCCCGACAAGGTTGAAAAAGTGCTCAAACAAGATGAGCTTATTAAGAAAATAGCAAAAGAATTTAAAGATGTTAGCAATTTCCTATATCTGGGTAGAGGATATAATTTTCCTGTTGCACTGGAAGGTGCATTAAAACTAAAAGAAATATCCTATATACATGCAGAGGGCTATCCGGCAGCAGAAATGAAGCATGGTCCAATTGCTTTAATTGATGAAGAAATGCCAGTGGTTGTGATAGCAACAAAGGACAGTTCCTATGAAAAAATAATTTCCAATATCCAGGAAGTAAAGGCCAGAAAAGGTAGAATAATAGCAATAGTCACAGAGGGAGACGATATAATTCCGAAAATAGCAGATTATACCATTGAAATTCCCCATTGTCATGAAGCATTGTCGCCAATGGTCTCTGTTGTTCCATTGCAACTTTTATCGTATCATATTGCCGTATTAAGAGGAACTAATGTTGATCAACCAAGAAATTTGGCTAAATCTGTGACGGTAGAATAA
- a CDS encoding DUF4270 family protein has protein sequence MLLKSWLVRFIVPAFFLWSCTNKENISAPGIGNGDNLQAILVDTFDIETSTFLRDSIVTSSASTLLVGKIENENFGTTTCNAFLQTAITGNNFLNIENPQFDSMVLVLRPNYVFGNPDASIKMGIHRLKEGFDLRKSYLASESLEYDKEAEAEVVFSAQDIQDENLRINLSGLGQKFFNDRELEFFDDPLDFIEYFKGLALITKTSEGSVIGFEVDPASSTTSTITSGIFLYYRTSVDSTADTTFYKFPISVNYQRFNQIIHDRPPLLSDLKANNQKISSDLTNDEVFLLAGTGIISRFDFPTFKNLRNLHRNIIVEQAILSIDADLDNDDYYSPPLELFLFKVDSNDNLELYNGGEVGSGSRFNNTYSVDVTSYFGELISSRESVTDLIMIPSLNGSSVNQLKFGAYKDEESPVKLIVYYIPIN, from the coding sequence ATGTTATTAAAATCTTGGCTGGTTCGATTTATCGTACCGGCCTTTTTTCTTTGGTCTTGCACAAATAAAGAAAATATCTCTGCACCCGGTATTGGCAACGGCGATAACCTGCAGGCTATTCTTGTCGATACATTTGACATAGAAACGAGTACTTTTTTAAGAGACTCAATTGTTACTTCTTCGGCAAGTACCTTGCTGGTTGGGAAAATAGAGAATGAAAATTTTGGTACAACAACCTGCAATGCATTTCTCCAAACCGCAATCACCGGAAATAATTTTCTAAATATTGAAAACCCGCAGTTTGATTCGATGGTTTTAGTATTAAGGCCAAATTATGTATTTGGAAATCCTGATGCCAGTATTAAAATGGGTATTCACCGCTTAAAAGAAGGTTTTGATCTCAGGAAGAGCTATTTAGCATCTGAATCGCTCGAATACGATAAGGAAGCAGAAGCAGAAGTGGTCTTTTCAGCCCAGGATATTCAGGATGAAAATTTGAGAATAAATTTAAGTGGTCTCGGACAGAAGTTTTTTAATGATAGAGAATTGGAGTTTTTCGATGATCCGCTCGACTTTATCGAATATTTTAAAGGTTTGGCATTAATTACGAAGACTTCGGAAGGGTCTGTAATTGGTTTTGAGGTGGATCCGGCTTCTTCGACAACATCTACCATCACTTCAGGAATCTTCCTTTATTACAGAACAAGTGTTGACTCAACAGCAGATACTACTTTTTATAAATTTCCGATATCGGTCAATTATCAAAGGTTTAATCAAATTATACATGACCGGCCACCCCTTTTATCCGATCTAAAAGCAAACAATCAAAAGATTAGCTCAGATCTTACTAATGATGAAGTTTTTTTACTCGCAGGTACAGGAATAATCAGTCGTTTTGATTTTCCTACATTTAAAAATTTAAGAAACCTACATCGAAATATAATCGTTGAACAAGCCATATTATCCATAGATGCCGATTTAGATAATGATGATTATTATTCCCCCCCGCTTGAACTGTTTTTGTTTAAAGTGGATTCTAATGATAACCTTGAATTATATAACGGTGGAGAAGTAGGATCGGGAAGCAGGTTTAATAATACCTATTCTGTGGATGTTACATCCTATTTTGGAGAATTAATTAGTAGTAGAGAAAGTGTTACAGATTTAATTATGATTCCTTCTTTGAATGGATCTTCTGTTAATCAATTGAAATTTGGGGCCTATAAAGATGAAGAAAGCCCCGTCAAACTTATTGTGTATTACATACCTATCAATTAA
- a CDS encoding glycogen/starch synthase, translated as MSKLRILYASSEINPFLQTTKVAEFVRKLPQAMQERGMEIRILVPRFGLINERKNRLHEVVRLSGINIPVGDEEKPLVIKVASIPNAKLQVYFIDNEDYFHRKSVFYDKQNKFYEDNGERAVFFCKGVLETVKKLGWAPDIVHCHDWITGLIPLYLKTTYKNDPIFKSAKSVYTVYDNGFTHKFGQDLLEKARMIDIDENLLSPLKSADFEGFIKIATQYADKVLHAGDAVEDNLATIFEDLQSNKKLETIASDDEMVDNVYNLYNDLAG; from the coding sequence ATGTCAAAGCTTCGTATTCTTTACGCTTCATCAGAAATCAATCCATTTCTTCAAACCACCAAAGTGGCAGAATTCGTAAGAAAATTGCCTCAGGCTATGCAGGAAAGGGGTATGGAAATCAGAATACTTGTTCCCCGCTTTGGTTTAATAAACGAAAGAAAGAACAGATTGCATGAAGTTGTTAGACTTTCAGGCATAAATATTCCGGTTGGTGATGAGGAAAAACCACTTGTAATAAAGGTTGCTTCTATCCCTAATGCCAAATTACAGGTATATTTTATCGACAATGAAGACTATTTCCACAGAAAGTCCGTTTTCTACGATAAACAAAATAAGTTTTACGAGGATAACGGTGAAAGAGCAGTATTTTTCTGCAAAGGTGTTTTAGAAACCGTAAAAAAACTTGGTTGGGCTCCGGATATAGTGCATTGTCATGACTGGATCACAGGTTTAATCCCACTTTATTTAAAAACAACATATAAAAATGATCCTATTTTCAAGAGTGCCAAGAGTGTATATACCGTTTATGATAACGGATTTACACATAAATTTGGTCAAGATTTACTTGAGAAGGCAAGGATGATTGACATAGATGAGAATCTTCTTAGTCCTCTAAAGTCAGCGGATTTCGAAGGATTTATTAAAATTGCAACCCAATATGCCGACAAAGTACTCCACGCAGGAGATGCCGTTGAAGATAATCTCGCAACAATATTTGAAGATTTGCAAAGCAATAAAAAACTTGAAACCATTGCTTCCGATGATGAAATGGTTGACAATGTATACAACCTATACAACGATTTGGCAGGTTAA
- the panC gene encoding pantoate--beta-alanine ligase → MDVISRIDHLNEIVRDNKNYLKTSGFVPTMGALHEGHFSLIARSIRENDISICSIFVNPLQFNNQVDLKKYPRDLEKDIDQLKSLNCDYVFAPDSSEFYREKPKIELDFGLLGSVLEGRFRPGHFNGVAIVVSRLLHLVEPDKAYFGLKDLQQYYIVRQMCLDLGIKSEIVPCEIIREDDGLAMSSRNRRLAEEDRKIAPLIYQSLKTIRSEIQKSARFSNALKTQIKLELQRNNIKSEYLELVSLPDFGLNPMLKKGNTYAICIAVMLSDIRLIDNIRFQL, encoded by the coding sequence TTGGATGTAATTAGCCGAATTGACCACCTGAATGAAATTGTTCGGGACAATAAGAATTATTTAAAGACCTCTGGATTTGTACCCACGATGGGCGCTTTGCATGAAGGTCATTTTTCTTTGATAGCAAGAAGTATCAGAGAAAATGATATTAGCATCTGCAGCATCTTTGTTAATCCTCTTCAGTTTAACAACCAGGTTGATCTTAAAAAATACCCCAGGGATCTGGAAAAGGATATTGATCAATTAAAAAGTCTAAATTGTGACTATGTATTTGCCCCTGACAGTTCAGAGTTTTATAGAGAAAAACCAAAAATAGAATTGGATTTTGGTTTATTGGGAAGTGTATTGGAGGGTCGATTCAGACCTGGTCATTTTAACGGTGTTGCTATTGTTGTATCTCGTTTGTTGCATTTGGTTGAACCGGATAAAGCTTATTTCGGGTTAAAAGATTTGCAGCAATATTATATTGTGCGTCAAATGTGTCTTGATTTGGGTATTAAATCTGAGATTGTTCCTTGCGAAATCATTAGGGAAGATGATGGATTAGCCATGTCATCCAGAAATAGGAGGCTCGCGGAGGAGGACAGGAAAATTGCACCTTTGATTTACCAGAGCCTCAAAACTATTAGATCTGAAATACAGAAAAGCGCTAGGTTTAGTAATGCGTTAAAAACGCAAATAAAACTTGAATTACAACGAAATAATATAAAATCGGAGTATCTTGAATTGGTAAGTTTGCCTGATTTTGGTTTAAACCCAATGCTCAAAAAAGGGAATACTTATGCCATATGTATAGCTGTAATGCTTTCGGATATACGACTGATAGATAATATTAGGTTCCAATTGTAA
- a CDS encoding aspartate 1-decarboxylase, whose translation MNIEVLKSKIHRVKVTQAELHYVGSITIDEDLMDAANIFENEKVQIVNINNGERLETYVIKGERGSKDVCLNGPAARKVQVGDIIIIISYCSIDLNEAKSHKPVVIFPDSNNSVS comes from the coding sequence ATGAATATAGAAGTCCTTAAGTCAAAAATCCATCGTGTAAAAGTTACACAGGCCGAGCTTCATTATGTTGGTAGTATTACTATAGATGAAGACCTGATGGATGCCGCCAATATTTTCGAGAATGAGAAAGTTCAGATTGTTAATATTAATAATGGTGAAAGACTGGAAACTTATGTAATTAAAGGTGAAAGAGGTAGTAAAGATGTATGTCTCAACGGTCCCGCAGCAAGAAAGGTACAGGTTGGAGATATTATCATTATTATATCTTATTGTTCCATTGATTTAAATGAAGCCAAGAGCCACAAACCAGTGGTTATTTTTCCCGATTCAAATAATAGTGTTTCTTAA
- a CDS encoding flippase-like domain-containing protein, whose protein sequence is MSFVAGGGLIWYTYRNENIGDVISKIKDAHFEFILLSFLAMILSHIARAYRWNQLYQTMGFNPGTGRSFLAVMFGYFMNLAIPRAGEISRCAILRKTDKIPLEESIGTVVAERAFDLLTIIVIVALAFLFNYELFNQILSATQNTNGESTSEGSSYLLWIFIGILSVLFFMYLLRRRLMRYRFFAKIGASLQKVGTGIMSIKHVENKFMFLFNTVVIWVMYFLASYVVFFAIPATSHLGLDVALTLLIVSTMAMIVPVPAGSAYPLFVQTALTIYGVSTSDGKVYATVMYGSTVLMIFIIGGISFLIAAWLASKSE, encoded by the coding sequence TTGTCATTTGTCGCCGGGGGCGGCCTGATCTGGTATACTTATCGAAACGAAAACATTGGCGATGTAATATCTAAAATCAAAGATGCACACTTTGAATTTATATTACTTTCTTTTTTGGCTATGATTTTAAGTCATATTGCCAGAGCCTATCGATGGAACCAATTGTACCAAACCATGGGATTTAACCCGGGTACGGGACGATCATTTCTGGCTGTTATGTTTGGATATTTTATGAATCTGGCAATACCCAGGGCCGGTGAAATTTCCAGATGTGCGATTTTGCGTAAAACAGATAAAATTCCTTTAGAAGAAAGTATAGGAACAGTGGTCGCCGAAAGAGCATTTGATCTGCTTACGATTATTGTTATCGTAGCACTTGCCTTTTTATTCAATTATGAACTGTTCAATCAAATATTAAGTGCCACACAAAATACCAATGGTGAGAGTACTTCTGAAGGTTCGAGCTATTTGCTTTGGATTTTTATTGGAATACTTTCTGTACTTTTCTTTATGTATCTGCTCAGAAGAAGACTAATGAGATATCGGTTTTTTGCAAAGATTGGAGCCTCATTGCAAAAAGTAGGTACCGGAATTATGAGCATCAAACACGTTGAAAACAAATTCATGTTTCTTTTCAATACAGTGGTGATTTGGGTAATGTACTTCTTGGCAAGTTATGTTGTATTTTTTGCCATTCCCGCTACTTCACATTTAGGATTGGATGTGGCGCTTACCTTATTAATTGTAAGCACAATGGCAATGATAGTCCCTGTTCCTGCCGGCAGCGCATATCCTCTTTTTGTACAAACAGCTTTAACCATTTATGGAGTTTCAACTTCAGATGGTAAAGTATACGCTACAGTAATGTACGGATCCACGGTACTTATGATATTTATAATTGGCGGAATATCATTTTTAATTGCGGCCTGGCTGGCAAGTAAAAGCGAATGA
- the rfaE2 gene encoding D-glycero-beta-D-manno-heptose 1-phosphate adenylyltransferase yields MIVTERKISTLKDFLVLRDKLKKKGKKLVFSNGCFDIVHLGHIDYLQKARNLGDFLVLGLNSDKSVRMLKGEGRPIIDEASRARLMASMEFIDAVILFDDLTPKELINAILPDILVKGDDYLIKDIVGSNVVIEHGGEVKTISLVKGYSTSKIIEKIKS; encoded by the coding sequence ATGATTGTTACAGAGAGAAAAATAAGTACACTTAAGGACTTTCTTGTATTAAGAGACAAACTTAAAAAGAAAGGCAAAAAACTTGTTTTTAGTAATGGCTGTTTTGATATCGTACACTTAGGACATATCGATTATTTACAAAAGGCCAGAAACTTAGGTGACTTTTTAGTTCTTGGGCTTAATAGTGATAAAAGCGTCAGAATGCTCAAAGGTGAAGGCAGGCCTATAATTGATGAGGCGTCACGTGCCAGATTAATGGCTTCCATGGAATTTATCGATGCTGTCATTTTGTTTGATGATTTAACTCCTAAAGAACTTATAAATGCCATTTTGCCAGATATTTTGGTCAAAGGGGATGATTATTTAATAAAAGATATTGTTGGCTCAAATGTTGTTATCGAGCATGGAGGTGAGGTCAAAACTATTTCCTTGGTGAAAGGGTATTCGACTTCAAAAATTATAGAGAAAATAAAATCTTAA
- a CDS encoding zinc metallopeptidase — translation MYILIIILFAIVSFAVQARLKSKFKKYSQTQLSSNLTGKEIAEKMLRDSGIYDVKVTHVPGKLTDHYNPASKTVNLSEEVYFGRNAAAAAVASHECGHAVQHANAYSFLEFRSAMVPIQNVSARIINIVFIMMFFGAFFLQGAIPMEMALLVIIGCYAVFTLFAFITLPVEFDASKRALAWISNQGVVNANEHNMAKDALKWAAMTYVVAAIASLVTLMYWIMMFLGRRD, via the coding sequence ATGTATATATTAATAATAATACTATTTGCTATAGTCAGCTTTGCAGTGCAAGCAAGATTAAAAAGTAAATTCAAAAAATACTCACAAACACAACTTTCCAGTAATCTAACGGGCAAAGAAATAGCTGAAAAAATGCTCAGGGATAGTGGAATTTACGATGTTAAGGTCACTCATGTGCCGGGGAAATTAACTGATCATTACAATCCTGCTTCAAAAACAGTCAATTTGAGCGAAGAAGTATATTTTGGGAGAAATGCCGCAGCTGCTGCGGTAGCTTCACATGAATGTGGTCATGCAGTGCAACACGCCAATGCATATAGTTTTCTTGAGTTCCGGTCAGCCATGGTTCCAATTCAAAATGTCAGTGCAAGAATTATCAACATCGTATTTATAATGATGTTTTTTGGTGCATTCTTTCTTCAGGGAGCAATTCCTATGGAAATGGCTTTACTCGTAATTATTGGATGCTACGCAGTGTTTACACTCTTTGCTTTCATCACACTACCTGTCGAATTTGATGCGAGTAAAAGAGCTCTGGCCTGGATAAGCAATCAGGGAGTTGTTAATGCTAATGAACACAATATGGCAAAAGATGCATTAAAATGGGCAGCAATGACTTATGTAGTAGCAGCCATTGCTTCTTTAGTTACGTTGATGTATTGGATAATGATGTTTTTGGGTAGAAGAGATTAA